A region of Silurus meridionalis isolate SWU-2019-XX chromosome 17, ASM1480568v1, whole genome shotgun sequence DNA encodes the following proteins:
- the adora1b gene encoding adenosine receptor A1b — protein sequence MPVDQYAAQVLYIGMEVLIAVSSVIGNVMVIWAVKINRSLRDTTFWFIVSLAVADIAVGALVIPLAITISIGLKTHFYSCLLVACTVLVLTQSSILALLAIAFDRYLRVKIPTSYKRVVTSRRVGLAVVACWAVAFIVGMTPMLGWNKLHNLQEQNGSLSRDLIITCQFENVISMEYMVYFNFFGWVLPPLLLMLCIYTEIFYMIHKQLNKKVSTSHSDPNKYYDKELKLAKSLALVLFLFAVSWLPLHILNCITLFCPTCENPILLLYIAILLTHGNSAVNPIIYAFHINKFRTAFQRIWKQYFCCKESPPIETQMSERLDKDNYSHAPQPAFPVEQNNI from the exons ATGCCAGTCGACCAGTACGCAGCTCAAGTCCTCTACATAGGCATGGAGGTGCTGATCGCCGTGTCATCGGTGATCGGAAACGTGATGGTGATTTGGGCGGTTAAAATAAACAGGTCCCTGAGAGACACAACTTTCTGGTTCATTGTGTCCCTGGCAGTGGCCGACATAGCGGTGGGAGCTCTGGTCATCCCGCTCGCAATCACCATCAGTATCGGACTCAAGACTCACTTCTACAGCTGTTTGCTGGTGGCGTGTACAGTGCTGGTACTCACTCAGAGCTCCATCCTCGCCCTGCTCGCCATCGCCTTCGACCGATACCTCAGGGTTAAGATCCCgaccag TTACAAGCGAGTGGTCACTTCAAGACGAGTGGGATTAGCTGTGGTTGCATGCTGGGCAGTAGCCTTCATAGTTGGCATGACTCCTATGCTGGGCTGGAACAAGTTACACAACCTCCAAGAACAAAATGGCTCACTCAGCCGTGACCTCATCATCACCTGCCAGTTTGAGAACGTCATCAGCATGGAATACATGGTTTACTTCAACTTTTTTGGCTGGGTGTTGCCCCCGCTGCTCCTTATGCTCTGCATCTACACAGAGATCTTCTACATGATTCACAAGCAGTTAAACAAGAAGGTGAGCACGAGCCACAGTGACCCAAACAAGTACTACGACAAAGAGCTAAAGCTAGCAAAGTCACTTGCTCTCGTCCTTTTTCTGTTTGCTGTCAGCTGGCTTCCACTTCATATTCTGAACTGCATCACACTCTTCTGCCCCACGTGTGAGAATCCCATATTGCTCCTCTACATTGCCATTTTACTCACTCATGGCAACTCTGCTGTGAACCCTATCATCTATGCTTTTCACATTAACAAGTTTCGCACCGCATTCCAAAGGATCTGGAAGCAGTACTTCTGTTGTAAGGAGAGTCCTCCAATTGAAACGCAAATGAGCGAAAGACTGGATAAGGATAATTACAGCCACGCTCCTCAGCCTGCTTTTCCAGTGgaacaaaataacatttaa